The Megalobrama amblycephala isolate DHTTF-2021 linkage group LG16, ASM1881202v1, whole genome shotgun sequence genome includes the window ggttcaactttaatattataaagtgaaaataattatttttgtgtgccaacccccctcccccccaaataacgactttattcaacaatatctagtggatattgaaccactgtagtcacatgaactgttttaaatatgtctttagtagctttctgggcattaaaaattgttaattatcttgctgtcaatgcaggcctcactgagccatcggatttgatcaaaaatatcttaatttgtgttctgaagatgaacgaaggtcttacgggtgtggaacaacatgaggggaagtaaataatgacagaaatttcatttttggttaaactaaccctttaagcttcaTCATAAGCTACTAAATCACATATTATTATAAGTTACATagtaaaattaataattcaaacaGTAAAGGCTGACTGAAGTAAAATAGCTGATAATTAAATCCTACTGAAAACATCCTACAGTTAAACTAatgaaatattactaaataaatgtatttatggtgtattattattgattttgtGTTTGATTATTGGTGTATTATTTTTGTGAAGTTGATACCCATTTTTTAATTCTGATAATCTGATGTATTTGAGTGGAACAGACTTTATCCAGTGTGAATTGATTAGGTCATGAAAAGTAATGTGAAAAACAGAAAGACAAGAATAGAGTTGGAGTTATTACATTTTGGTGAAAGATTACGATGATTCGTGACTCTGAGGGTATTATTGCTTTAATAAACCATGTTGGCATGCTGTTATTCCCAACAGGATTCCAGCTCCTCTTCATCATCCGACAGTGATGATGacatgaagaagaagaagaaaaagaagaagaagaagaaagtaaggACAGAAATGAGCTATGTGACTTTGAACTTAAATGAATGTGTTTATTGGATTCATTCTCGATTCTAAGGTCTAGATCAATCTGCCACAATTCAGACGCCATTTGCTTAGAAAATGAATGTAAATGCAGATTAACCTCTCAATCCTCAGGTttcatcatcgtcatcatcagACAGCTCTTCTTCATCCTCTGACAGTGAAGATgacaaaaagaagaagaagaagaaaaagaaaaagaaaaagaaagtgaagGTAGAATTCATTTTCGATATGCAGTTTACTGCAGTTTCACTCATGCATGTGAAAAGAGTTATGGAGCCGCACATGACACATGCATATGTATATggtcatgatttactaatttgttccctgtTTTAACTAAATCATGCAtatgatataataatttgttccctctttttgattttaaataaaaaaggaaattaattattatatcatgGCTACGATTTAGTAAAATGAGGAAACATATTATATCTTGGCCATGATATACAGGTTTTTTTaagcatgtcatgtgcggggctccgtagaaAGTAAAAGTACCAAATCcaattatttattcaatatgagtttatttatttcgttttttgttttttcttaaatgttttCTACCGTTTCATAGAAGTACTCTGAAGTAAAATACAAGCCTTTTCTTTAATTCTATAAGGATTCATCTTCATCTTCGAGTagctcttcatcatcatctgacAGTGAGGAtgacaaaaagaagaaaaagaaaaagaagaagaaaaagaagaagaagaagaagaaaaagaaagtaaagGTCAGATTCATTAATGTAGTTTTGTTGCAAAGatgcaaatgaaaataaaatcaattttgTCGAATGAACAAATTATATCGTGCGTAAGATTTAGTAAAAAGAGGGaactaattattatattgtgtacaaaattttttgtaaaactaggggaaaaaatattatattgtgcacacgatttagtaaatgaAGGAACTAATTATTATATCTTGGCCACGATGTACATATTTTTACTACATGTCATGTATGGGGCTCCGTAAAAAGTAAGAGTACAAATTATTAAGTCAATATCAgtttattaattacatttttttgggTTTTCCTTGATTCTTTTCTACTGCTGTTTCATAGAAGTACTCTGAAGTAAAATACaaaccttttattttattgtttaaggattcatcttcatcatcatctgacAGTGAGGAtgacaaaaagaagaaaaagaagaagaagaagaagaaaaagaaaaagaaagtgaagGTCAGATTTATTGATGTAGTTTTGCTACACAGATGCATGTGAAAGAAAGTAAAAGTACCATTTATTTAgtcaagggaacaaattatatcatgcgcatgatttagtaaataggaaatgaattattatattgtggCCATGATATACATGCTATTTTTTCCTGTTTGTTTAAGGATTCATCTTCATCTTCGAGTAGCTCTTCATCGTCATCTGACAGTGAGGAtgacaaaaagaagaaaaagaagaagaagaagaagaaaaagaagaagaaagtgaaGGTCAGATTTATTTCTATAGATTTACTGCAGATGTATATGAAAACACTCACTAAATATCTTTCTTGCTTCATAAAGGAATCATCTTCGTCATCAAGTAGCTCCTCATCCTCATCTTCTGACAGTCATgatgagaagaagaagaagaagaagaagaaaaagaagaaacatAAGAAAGGGAAAAATAAGGTATGTGAAGTAAAATCTCACTTTATGAAATATTCACACAGAGTACATGAGAAACATATGAACCTAAAAGTGTCTGAATGACCTCAGGAGCTGCTCTTAATGTTTTCATAAGTAATTCAGAAATCTTTAAATGATTTACTAACAATGAAATCTCCATCTACTTACAAACTCtggtaacacttcacaataagtCACATTAGTTATTGCATTAACGAACATTCACTAATAGGGCCTTATTGTTTCCAATAATGTTGGTATTATTTTCTTGAAATATTGAGGAAGTTCAGTTATCCTTCCTGACGTCTACCATGGCTTCTCACACTAATGCATGAGTTTGTTCATAAATGTGAAGTGCTTTTATATTTAAACTGAACCTCTCTCATTATTCCTCTGTAGATGAAAGCAAAAGCGGATGATAAGGATGGAGAGAACACCTCGCCGAAGACTGAAGGAGAATCTGGGGGTTTGGAGTCTCTCAGCACGACAGATTACAGTCGTGATTCTCAGGTTTCTCCATCTCCGGTTGCCTCCAGCTTGCCTTCTGATCATCTGAGCGAAGCCTCACAGAAGAGCAGCAGCGCCACCCGCAGGCCTCTGACCGCCATGGAGAGCCTGATGGGACATCCTCAGAGAAACACACTGGAGACCAGCAGATACAACACACCTTAAGGGCCCTAGAAACGCTTACAAAAAAGTACCATGACAGTACCATGTTTTATTGGACTTATTCTGATTATGTATTTTTGAAGGCCAACCCGTATGTTAGCATCACTCTGGTTCCTTTGACAATGCCCAATAGGaattttccattggcttttggattatagcagaaaataagctctgtgaccaacaaaaATCTGTTTTCTGATAGACTGTATTGCCTTCAAACCCTTAAAACTTTAagctttaaaactattttaaacttCTAACTACTTCAAATAATTGaaaaccttcaaacttcaagcttttaaaacttttttaaacttcctggtcatgctttctcaagccaatgttaaagtttgtcttcatgaacttttttcataatttgatgagcttctttgatgaatattcacaaaatataatataatataagataATATAAAATTGCAGGTATAAATTAGCATTTATATCTGCAATTTTCGCTATTACCTAAATTAGATATTTCTTAAAAGCACTGATTATTTACttgaataagaaaaaaaaaaattaccaattGATACCATCACTGTGCCATGGTACTACCACAGTACTTTTTTGTCATGGTGTTAGGAAGATGTTAAGACATTAATGCATATGATCAGTTAAAATTTGGGCtttgaaaatatgtgaaattctATGTTTAGAAGTCATtaattatgtggtttttatgaGATAGATGCAGCACTTAAATACATCTGATATTTTAACCCAACAGCTGTATCTTGCTTGCTTGCAATTTAAagttaccaaaaaaaaataataacatgccAACATTAATTCTGAATTAAGAGTCAAAGAACGATTTGATTGTGAAtggtactatttaaatatattaaaagcttgtaaacaaaaatatacagttCATCTAAAAATGGTGTTTTGTGTCATTCTGTACAATAATAATCTACCTGAGAGAGTTTGTGGAGcagaaaattaaatgaaaaccaCACCTGGATACTTTACATCTCGGGCTGCTAGTAAGTTAACTGGTGTAACTTTACAaaaaggtctcatttgttaacattaataaatatatcaGCTAAATAATGAGCaatctgtattttttaaagcattattttatttttttcagcaggTTGCAGTTGGTTTATTTAAGATTTGAGCATTTGGCAGGCACATTTATCCACATGCAATAGTTTTATAGTCTGGATATTTGTCACATTAATGACAGTGAGCAGAACTCATGAGTACATGACACTGAAGGGACATTTATAGAGTTAAAGCTGCATCTGTAAACTAGATAAAATCACTGAACCAACAATAATTATCAGAGACAGAGTTGCACCTTCAAAACTGCTTTTGTGCAAACACAGCCCATAATTTGGAGCATTTTAACAAAAGCATTGTAGTAAACCACCCATTAGAAACACCCAACACACTCTAACTGATGTCTAGTGGAGGAAGTAGTTCATAAACTGGTTTTGTGTGACTTAGCTCGAAGAGGGAGGAGTCGATTGAGGTGTTTTAGCTGGGTCTGGATCTGCCTTCTCTTTTACACCTGCTACAGACTGTGCAGTTTCGGTaatcctataagatcattacaAATGACACTGTACGACATGGATCTAATAAACTTGGGTACAACATGTATGTAGACTGTACAATGATGACACTTATTGAACCATAGGCTACACTGCAAGATActatagaagaataaaacataatcaGCATGCGCTTATGGTAAACAGCAAGATTTATCACACTTGGTAATTGTGGATTTTATGTAtgctgaaaaaaagagaaaagaagtGAAAGTGGTGAATATGGACTTGGGAAAAGAGGTGAACTTGGCATGCCAATTTGCAAATGGAGCTTGAGGAAagtagttttaagttttagtgccaatagctttatttttatatatttcatgctttatttttattggctAGTCAGTAGACGTAGGTCATAACAGCAAACACACTGTGACATGATCatgacactgtcagaaaatgatCACAGACTATCTTTGATCACAAGACCACctttgaacctctctcactgtacAACGTTTAAGAGCCACAACCACAGAAATCGGCACGATTGTTTCACAGTGCTCATCTTTCATCTGGGACAGCCCAAAATCGTACAGTGTAACACACCAGGCATTAGATCTTTTTGTAGGAGACTTTGAGCTTGGTAAATTTGCAGATCTTATACATGCACAAACAGATACATAGACTAAAGATAAGGAAAACATGAAAATGCATCATATGACTcctttaatacattaataaaaatgtaatacaactattattaaaaacatgatgtatatctgtattttctttgtaaAACTTTGAGTTTATACTGtgtttttatacaaataaaatggtTAATCTATGAATGAAAATTTGCTGCTCTGAAATCATTGAAATCTAAATGAAGTCTTCATTTATACCACTGAAGTCACTGTATCTTCAGTCTCTTGATTGTGTTGACTGCGAGTCTCTGTAGTGGAACCTTATTCACCATCAGATGATCATCAGAAGATCAGACTGTCATCTGAAAGTcctaaaataaaacacacaaacagtcacaTACGCACTATGAGACATTACATCTGACACATCTTTTCATAAGAAAACTGAGCACTATCTAGACAAGCTATATGAAGTAATTCTCAAACATGATAATAGAGCTTCTATCTGATGCTCAAAGACACTTTACAAAATCAGCAGAAAATAGCAATATCTTTTTCAcaattcttcttttctttttcatgtattttgaGTATTTGAATGCATATATGTTGTGTCATATGTGAATTAATAAAGCTTTAAACTAAACTTAACGAAACTAAACTAATTTGAACTTTGAATGAAAATATGTtgattaaaattgttaaaaactGTTGTTACCATAGTGTATCCAGTTTAAACTGTGGATCATCCTTCAGATCGGAGAGTAGCTTCACTCCTAAATCTCCTAGATTATTCCTATTCAGATTCaattctctcaggtgtgaggggtttgatctcagagctgaagccagagcaacacaaccttcatctgtgacaccacacttactcaacctgtagagaacaatgacacactcttcagTCTCTCAGATCAACAGCTTCATTATCAAAAAGAAGCCAATAACATAAACTCAAATCACCATGTTTTATGGATCTTGGTCTGTGTCAGAGCACAAAACATTATCATAACACACCTGCAGTCAaattcaagattttttttttttaaatgtatgttcaCAATTTGtgcaatatttttaaacaattaattaaatatgcCATTGAGTTTTACTGTTATTCTAAGAGATTGTGTGTCTATGTGAGAAATGTTATATAAAAACTGACAAATTAAAACTGTATATcgcataaaaaaaatgaaaaaattgaCAATTTGAAAAACAGAAGAGGTTAATGTAATGAACATTAAAGAGTCACAAATCCTCCTTTTTCAGCTCAAGTCTACCTCACAATAATTCTGAAAAATCAACTTAAATGTGTGTGGACTGCTGTGAGAAGAAGGTAGGGAGTGGGTGGGCAAGGCAAGACAGGGTAGAAAGAGGGGAAAGAGCAACTGTCATCTGTCAGTGGCCCATGCCAGCTGTCACTAAATATCAAACTGTAGGATTTGGATAGCTGACAAAGTTAAATTCCAACGAAATACATTGAATATCatcagggttttttttccctttacaaGTCTaaattttatatacatacactataatgcatatatttgaaaataaatttctCATGCAAATGTCATAAATAACCACTTGCGTAGATCACAAACCTATATACCATCAGAACACTGACAATAAAGATGGATAGTGACATAAAAGACAGGAATTATCATAGTCCTGTTCAGAAAAATGCTTGTTACACACAAACAATTTGATTGTCACGGTAGTTAAAGGCCAAACAATCACCCGCAGCAAGAGTCTCGACCTGACAGCATCACGAGGAAAGCCATGCAACACCTTCAAACATGCAACCTATGAACGCCTCTCTAAACTATTATGTGATCTTATAGTTTAAAGAGTCTGTCATAGAAACCACGTGCTGTCATGAATAATTAAGAGAAATGTCTTCTAATGGGATAAGAACTCAGTCTCATGAATAATTATGATGCTGATGTGTCATCTATAGTATAGTAACTAACTATAGTATTTCACCATGACATAATCAGTGATAATGACATGATGTAGATTTTAAACCTGGAAAAAAACTCTACATTACTTCTCCTACAATTAAAATGACTGGACTATGTTAATGCTGACTGTGCTGAGATTAAGTGTGTTTAAAATAAAGAGTGTTAAATGTTGATCGTGATTAAAAGTGTTTTTCAGTGTGACTATCAGTACTATAGTATCACCAGCTCATGTGTTCAATCATTTACAGATCAATCACATGAACtcacagcagcagcagagaaAGAGTAAACACTtcaaacagaaaaatattaattatctTAAACTATATAAACAGGCGTGatatttatttgatgaatagtaATTTGATCATGTTGTTTCAATAATTTTGATTATAATTAATGCAATAATAGTTCATTTTCCCTGTATTTCTATTCCATTTTGATGTTACTTTGTGAATTTTGCAATTTCAATAATTCATAGTGACACCGTTTCATGTGAGAGTCACATATGATCTTACAccagtttctccagtttacaTTGAGGATTCTCCAGTACAGCAGAGAGCAGCTTCACACCGGAGTCTCCTAGATTATTATATGACAGATTCAGTTCTCTCAGTTGTGaagggtttgatttcagagctgaagccagagcagcacaaccttcatctgtgacatcACAGTtactcaacctgtagagaacaatgaaacACTCTTAATTCTCTCAGTAGCacataaatgttttaaagattACAAATAAGGAACCTCTGTAGAATATAATGTAGCAAATATTCATTTAATCATGTTCACACTATCAGTGTTATAGATGGAGACAGACACTGAGAAAAGATTAATTTGATCAATATAAATGTGAATTCAACAAGATTCCTCAAGTTATCAGAAATTAATATTcttccatttgcttttctttcTGCACCTATTTTCatcatgtttattgtttatcatTAGTATTTGTTGTgtactattttttatttcagtttagttttgttGTGTGTAAATCAGTCTCGAACAAAGGTGTCGTGTGATGCAGTGGTGAGGCCAGAAATTCTAAAGTGAGTGAACCTTGGTGAAATAGAGCTGACTTCAATGCCTACTTTTAAATTACATCATTTTACAATACAAGgaacaaaaataatgaaaattaaaaatagttcACTGTGATTGTCAACCTACGGTttcatgaaaacaacaaaaatacatttataaataaaataaacaaacaaaataagaaaaataaacaaagataAATAATCACAGGTGAAGCGTCAATGGTTtctatttgcagcatgttttgAAACATTGAGCAgtgtaaccaatcacagacatgtctgttgatgtcttgaacacaatggccaaccagaggtgtttaagttagaATCCACTCACCACTCAAAGTCTGAGTGTTTGGCCAAAGCCGAGCTCTGCACACTTCCAAATACTCTAATTATAACAAAGTGTAGACTAGGGTTGTAAAGGTATGAGATTTTCATGGTATGATAAACATCTTAGAAAATATCACggtatacagtataaaaacaatcaattattattatcaggTAAAATGACTGTTAAATTAATGAAAAGAGGTTTTTTGGTTGAACAAATGATTTATCATAAACTTACAcccatttgtttgttttattaaaatttcaaTAATCAAAAACATGTCTAATATACTACATTAAATAACTGGTTATGGATTATATTAACtacttatttttataatttataattttataattattaacatttttaagaataatagagtcatataaaatgtattttattcagaattgtTGACAATTCAGAATTGCTGGATTCTGTATCTCattatttaatacaaatatattatcAAAACTGTTGCaaaatgaatgcaaaaaaactttaaagtgctgcacaacagagatttactaaattaaaacgtacaaaaattatattccttaaataatgtttaaataaattgtattattattattattattattattaatattaatattaattaaataagtgcattctattttacaacagtaatatatttctgtcatgatttcTTTCAATTTGAACCTgtcaaaaacttttattttgacaggttgtagtgaagacctttgagtttcagagtgtatttatttggcaatggtttttctcaaataaaatgatgaaatgctCTTTAAGCATTCTCTCatagcagctctggagatgttCATGTATTCATGTCCTCATATTGTGAGATGGCAGATGTTGAAAGCACCATGAGCGTCATGCGTATTTGAGTATGTAATACACAAAACGCTGCAGCTCACTCACACAGAGACATGCAGAACAagcaaattatatatttatatagcagTCTTTTGtgctttaatattcacagactcTAGATCATGTCACAATTTGATGTATTGTACAGATCTActttattcatccatccatcgatAAGTAAATGTGCACAATATAATAATCATACGTGTTCATATCGTAATATACCATCATACCGGTATACTGCTACAACCCTAGTGTAGACattatgtaaataagagattcactGTGCAGTGTGGacagcttcattgattataatggaaCCTCATGGGATCATCAGTGTGATGAACTAAGATGAGTGACAGCTTTTTAGTGATCATAAAAGGAACACTTTTTCTGCGCTTTCTAGGCGATATATAATCCATTCAGATTTTGAATAAATCTTTTTCATACTTGACCAGtggccacgtacacactgcaAAGTTTAGGGAGTGACATCCACTAAATTCATGTATGGTGAGCaattattattgtcatttatgtgtgatttttctcctcttccacatatatattattttgtttcccacaaataaattatttttcagtgGTCCAGTGCCACCCTGGCGTTATGTAGCCTTGTCattgatgtgatgtgatgagaGTGAAGATTAATTAAATCAGCTTTAGCTTCAGATATCAAACACATTAACTGGGATTATGTTGAATGTGATTCATATAAATCATTATATGTAAATTTCAATCCTAAATACtctgatttttaaaaatttctaTCTGAGCACCAGATCATGTGACTATCAGAGAGATGATCTTACCccagtttatccaatttacagtGAGGATCCAGTACAACAGagagcagcttcactcctgagTCTCCTGATTTATTCACATTCAGAAacagttctctcaggtgtgaggggtttgatctcagagctgaagccagagcagcacaaccttcatctgtgacaccacacttactcaacctgtagagaacaatgacactctcttcactctctcagatCAACAGAGACTTCATTATCAAAGAGAAACCAATAACATAAGATCAAATCAATATGTTAGATGGATTTTAATTCGGTGTCACAGAACATTATCATAACACACCGGCAGTCAAATTCAAGAAAGATTGTATTCTtaattgtgttcatattttatgcaatcttttttaaacaattatttctAGGGGTGTGACGGGACAAGTATCTcatgagacgagacgagactcgagattgagttcacgagacgagatgagacaagatttttacacactatatttaagaaatcctcaatgacatatacatgactagaaaaatattcagcaggtgtatttgaaatgttttaactaatcatcttgtaacgaatgtcatttcagttctactttctgagtatgaattatcatatgca containing:
- the LOC125249083 gene encoding protein FAM133B-like isoform X2 → MKISETAEPVILEEAGLEGHAELTLAGDEEKKKTKDKFPQDSTDSENDKKKKKKKKKNKKKKKMKKKKRKKKRKHSSSSSSSESSSSSSDSEDDHKKKKKKKKKKKKTKKKMKDSSSSSSDSSSEDEEKTKKKKKKKDKKKKKKKECSSDSEDEEKKKKKHKEKKDKDSSSSSSSDSDDDMKKKKKKKKKKKVSSSSSSDSSSSSSDSEDDKKKKKKKKKKKKKVKDSSSSSSSSSSSSDSEDDKKKKKKKKKKKKKKKKKKKVKDSSSSSSDSEDDKKKKKKKKKKKKKKKVKESSSSSSSSSSSSSDSHDEKKKKKKKKKKKHKKGKNKMKAKADDKDGENTSPKTEGESGGLESLSTTDYSRDSQVSPSPVASSLPSDHLSEASQKSSSATRRPLTAMESLMGHPQRNTLETSRYNTP
- the LOC125249083 gene encoding protein FAM133A-like isoform X8, whose translation is MKISETAEPVILEEAGLEGHAELTLAGDEEKKKTKDKFPQDSTDSENDKKKKKKKKKNKKKKKMKKKKRKKKRKHSSSSSSSESSSSSSDSEDDHKKKKKKKKKKKKTKKKMKDSSSSSSDSSSEDEEKTKKKKKKKDKKKKKKKKECSSDSEDEEKKKKKHKEKKDKDSSSSSSSDSDDDMKKKKKKKKKKKVSSSSSSDSSSSSSDSEDDKKKKKKKKKKKKKVKESSSSSSSSSSSSSDSHDEKKKKKKKKKKKHKKGKNKMKAKADDKDGENTSPKTEGESGGLESLSTTDYSRDSQVSPSPVASSLPSDHLSEASQKSSSATRRPLTAMESLMGHPQRNTLETSRYNTP
- the LOC125249083 gene encoding protein FAM133B-like isoform X1, with product MKISETAEPVILEEAGLEGHAELTLAGDEEKKKTKDKFPQDSTDSENDKKKKKKKKKNKKKKKMKKKKRKKKRKHSSSSSSSESSSSSSDSEDDHKKKKKKKKKKKKTKKKMKDSSSSSSDSSSEDEEKTKKKKKKKDKKKKKKKKECSSDSEDEEKKKKKHKEKKDKDSSSSSSSDSDDDMKKKKKKKKKKKVSSSSSSDSSSSSSDSEDDKKKKKKKKKKKKKVKDSSSSSSSSSSSSDSEDDKKKKKKKKKKKKKKKKKKKVKDSSSSSSDSEDDKKKKKKKKKKKKKKKVKESSSSSSSSSSSSSDSHDEKKKKKKKKKKKHKKGKNKMKAKADDKDGENTSPKTEGESGGLESLSTTDYSRDSQVSPSPVASSLPSDHLSEASQKSSSATRRPLTAMESLMGHPQRNTLETSRYNTP
- the LOC125249083 gene encoding protein FAM133-like isoform X4 translates to MKISETAEPVILEEAGLEGHAELTLAGDEEKKKTKDKFPQDSTDSENDKKKKKKKKKNKKKKKMKKKKRKKKRKHSSSSSSSESSSSSSDSEDDHKKKKKKKKKKKKTKKKMKDSSSSSSDSSSEDEEKTKKKKKKKDKKKKKKKDSSSSSSSDSDDDMKKKKKKKKKKKVSSSSSSDSSSSSSDSEDDKKKKKKKKKKKKKVKDSSSSSSSSSSSSDSEDDKKKKKKKKKKKKKKKKKKKVKDSSSSSSDSEDDKKKKKKKKKKKKKKKVKESSSSSSSSSSSSSDSHDEKKKKKKKKKKKHKKGKNKMKAKADDKDGENTSPKTEGESGGLESLSTTDYSRDSQVSPSPVASSLPSDHLSEASQKSSSATRRPLTAMESLMGHPQRNTLETSRYNTP
- the LOC125249083 gene encoding protein FAM133-like isoform X6, with translation MKISETAEPVILEEAGLEGHAELTLAGDEEKKKTKDKFPQDSTDSENDKKKKKKKKKNKKKKKMKKKKRKKKRKHSSSSSSSESSSSSSDSEDDHKKKKKKKKKKKKTKKKMKDSSSSSSDSSSEDEEKTKKKKKKKDKKKKKKKKECSSDSEDEEKKKKKHKEKKDKDSSSSSSSDSDDDMKKKKKKKKKKKVSSSSSSDSSSSSSDSEDDKKKKKKKKKKKKKVKDSSSSSSDSEDDKKKKKKKKKKKKKKKVKESSSSSSSSSSSSSDSHDEKKKKKKKKKKKHKKGKNKMKAKADDKDGENTSPKTEGESGGLESLSTTDYSRDSQVSPSPVASSLPSDHLSEASQKSSSATRRPLTAMESLMGHPQRNTLETSRYNTP
- the LOC125249083 gene encoding protein FAM133-like isoform X3 encodes the protein MKISETAEPVILEEAGLEGHAELTLAGDEEKKKTKDKDSTDSENDKKKKKKKKKNKKKKKMKKKKRKKKRKHSSSSSSSESSSSSSDSEDDHKKKKKKKKKKKKTKKKMKDSSSSSSDSSSEDEEKTKKKKKKKDKKKKKKKKECSSDSEDEEKKKKKHKEKKDKDSSSSSSSDSDDDMKKKKKKKKKKKVSSSSSSDSSSSSSDSEDDKKKKKKKKKKKKKVKDSSSSSSSSSSSSDSEDDKKKKKKKKKKKKKKKKKKKVKDSSSSSSDSEDDKKKKKKKKKKKKKKKVKESSSSSSSSSSSSSDSHDEKKKKKKKKKKKHKKGKNKMKAKADDKDGENTSPKTEGESGGLESLSTTDYSRDSQVSPSPVASSLPSDHLSEASQKSSSATRRPLTAMESLMGHPQRNTLETSRYNTP
- the LOC125249083 gene encoding protein FAM133A-like isoform X7, which produces MKISETAEPVILEEAGLEGHAELTLAGDEEKKKTKDKFPQDSTDSENDKKKKKKKKKNKKKKKMKKKKRKKKRKHSSSSSSSESSSSSSDSEDDHKKKKKKKKKKKKTKKKMKDSSSSSSDSSSEDEEKTKKKKKKKDKKKKKKKKECSSDSEDEEKKKKKHKEKKDKDSSSSSSSDSDDDMKKKKKKKKKKKVSSSSSSDSSSSSSDSEDDKKKKKKKKKKKKKKKVKESSSSSSSSSSSSSDSHDEKKKKKKKKKKKHKKGKNKMKAKADDKDGENTSPKTEGESGGLESLSTTDYSRDSQVSPSPVASSLPSDHLSEASQKSSSATRRPLTAMESLMGHPQRNTLETSRYNTP
- the LOC125249083 gene encoding protein FAM133B-like isoform X5, with amino-acid sequence MKISETAEPVILEEAGLEGHAELTLAGDEEKKKTKDKFPQDSTDSENDKKKKKKKKKNKKKKKMKKKKRKKKRKHSSSSSSSESSSSSSDSEDDHKKKKKKKKKKKKTKKKMKDSSSSSSDSSSEDEEKTKKKKKKKDKKKKKKKKECSSDSEDEEKKKKKHKEKKDKDSSSSSSSDSDDDMKKKKKKKKKKKVSSSSSSDSSSSSSDSEDDKKKKKKKKKKKKKVKDSSSSSSSSSSSSDSEDDKKKKKKKKKKKKKKKVKESSSSSSSSSSSSSDSHDEKKKKKKKKKKKHKKGKNKMKAKADDKDGENTSPKTEGESGGLESLSTTDYSRDSQVSPSPVASSLPSDHLSEASQKSSSATRRPLTAMESLMGHPQRNTLETSRYNTP